The DNA segment TGCCCGCTGCCGGTGCTCGTGCAGTACGCCCGGGTCGAGGAGTTCCGCTACGCCCTGGACGCGGCCCGGGGGCAGCATGCCTCGGTCGGTCTCGGACAGCACTGGAGCGACGACGGCGCCGCCAGTGACGTACGCCGGACCTGGGAGCGCTGGATCACGGGCCGCGCCGACAGCACGGTGTCCCCCGGCGAGCTCCGCGATCTCAACTACCTGACCCACGCGGCCTGTCACGCGGGCGCCCACGACATCGCCGCGGCCCTGTTCCGGATGCTGGAGCGCAGGGCCACGCGGGCGCCGTGGGCGTACACCGGCGATCCGGACAAGCAGTTCGTCAAGTGGCGCAGGGAGGTGGGGCTGCGCGGGTGATCGCGGCGGCGGACCAGGTCTCGCGGAGGCGGGGTCGGGGCGCGGCGTCCGGTCTGTCGGGACGGGCGCGGGTCTTTGCCGCTCACAGCGCCCCGCGCCGGACGAGGACGGCGAGCACGATCAGCCCGGGAATCAGCGGCAGCCACACCGTCAGCAGCCGGTAGCCGAGTACGGCGGAGGCGGCCGCGGTGGCCGGGGCTCCGGCCGCGGTGAGCGCGAGGGCGAGCACCGCGTCCAGGGAGCCGAGGCCGCCGGGCGTGGGCAGCAGGGCCGCGGCGGTGCTCGCCGCCAGATACAGCAGCGCCACCCGGGCCGGCGGGAGGGGCAGCGCGACCGCACGGCTGACGGCGATCAGCACGGCGCAGTGCAGCGTCACGAAGGCCAGCGAGCCGCCCCACAGGGCCGCCGCCCTCACCGGTCTCGCGTGGACGGCGACGATGTACGCCCATGCCGCGGCCAGTGCCCGCCTGCACCGGTGCCACAGGGGGCCGCTCAGCAGGACGATCGCGGCGGCGACCGTGGCGCACCCGGCGATCAGGACTCCCCCGCTGACGTGCGGGAGGTGCAGCAGGCCGGGGCCGGCGGCGAAGAAGAGTACGGCGATGAGGGCGCCGCGCAGGATCGCACCGGTGGTGCCCTTGACGGCGATGGCGGTGGCCGCGGCGCCGATCGGCATGCCGCAGCGTATGAGGAAGCGCAGGTTCACCGCGCCGGCGCCGAGTCCGGCGGGCAGCACGTGGTTGGCCGCGGAAGCGGCGAACTGCCCTGCCACGAGCCGGCCGGGCGGCAGTCGGCGGGGCACGGCACCCTGTTGGGCGAGCGCCGAGCAGGGCCATGTCACGAGCGTGGCCGCGGCGGCCACGAGCAGCCAGCCCCGGTCGGCGACGGCGAGCCGGACCGCGCCGGTCTCGAGCACGGCCCAGTGACGCCGGGCCAGCCAGACCACGGCCACGAGGACGGCGAGCGTGAGCAGGGCGTGCCAGTAGGCCCGTCGGCGCTGGGGTGCGGCGAGGAACTGCTCCGACGTCATGCCCTTCCGCCCGCGCCCCGCGCCGGGGCGATGCGGACTTCCAGGCCGTCGAGGCGGTGCAGCTCCCAGCCACGGGCGTACCGGGGAGGTGTGCCGCCGGGATTGGTGAGGGCGCCGACCGGAGCACTGCGGGCGGTCCGCAGGATGTCGGCCGTGGTGGTGTTGGCGTTGTTGCCGCGCGTCGCGCCGGAGTCGCAGCCGGTGTAGTACCCGACAGGGATCGCTTCGTGCCCGGTGAGCAGGCAGGGCGGGCGCACGCCGAGGCGGTGGAGTTCGGCGGCGGAGCGAGCCCAGGCCTGGCGGTTGGCGGTGGTGCGGTCCACGGTGTGGTCCAGAACCGCGTACTGCACGGCCAGATGCCCGGCCAGTCCCAGCGCGATCACGGCCGCGACCGCCGGGCGCCACCGGCCGGCCGGCGTGGTGGCCAGGCGGAGCAGCGCATGCGCGACGGGGAGGGCGAGGAGGGCGTAGGCGGGCAGCAGGAAGCGGGGTGCCGCGTATCCGATCAGGAACAGGTACGGGAAGGCGGCCGTCGCGGCGCAGAGCAGCGGGACCAGGGTGCGGGTGGTGCGTCCGTCCAGGACGGCGACCGCGAGAGCGTAGGCGGCGAGCAGGGGGAGGACGAACCACCAGGCGTAGACGGCCGGGTCGGGCATCTCGCCGTTGCAGGGCCGGCACAGGGTGTTTCCGACCAGGCTGCGCAGCTGGTCGTCGACAGCGAGGTTCCAGCCCAGGTCGCCCTGGATGCGGGAGGCCTGGTTCAGCCGCTCGCGCAGACCGCCGTAGCTGATGAACGCCTCGATCACCCACTGGACGCCCCCGGCCGCGAGTCCCGCCGCGAGAGCGGCCCCGAGCCGCCAGTGGCGTTCGGCGACGACGAGGACGAGCAGGGGCAGCGTGACCCATACGGCGTCGGTGGGCCGCATCCACGCCATCAGCGCGGCACCGGCCAGGACACCCCACAGGGCCCGCCGGTCGAAGCGGTCCGCGCGGGCCCTCAGGAAGCAGCCCACGCAGACCAGGGCGCCGAAGGCGACCCAGAGGTTGGGCATGGCCTGCGGGCCGTAGAAGAGGGTCACCCAGAGGGAGGCGAAGAGGGCTCCGGCGCCTGCCAGGACGCGGGCCGGGAACAGGCCGCGCCAGACGCGCAGGGCCAGGTACAGGGCGAGTCCGGACAGGATGGCGACGTAGACGCGCAGCAGTGTCGTGGACGACGACCAGGAGGCGATGGGCCACACCAGCAGGGTGACGCCACGCGCGCGTGGCGCGCTGAAGAAGGCGGCCGGCGCGTCGGTGCCGACCTGGCTGACGTACACGATCTCGTCCCAGCCAAGGCCCATCGCGGGCCGTACGAGGAGGAGTTGGGCGAGGGTGAAAGCCCCGGCCACCGCCGCGAGCAGGCCGTGGCCGCGCGCCCGCCACGGCCTCCCGGACGCGAGCGCCTCGTCGCGCCGTCCCACTCTCGTGAGCATGGGCTTCGTGCCGTGGGCCATCGTCCACCCCTCACCCCTACGTGTCGTAGGGTTCCGAGCCCCGCAGCCGGGCGAGTCGGCCGACGGGGAACCGAAATATCATCACAAACACGGACAAACTAGCGCGCAAGGTGCAAGCGTGCAGTGCGATGTTCGGCCAGGTGCCTGACAGGGACGTCCTCGGCTGTGCGTCAGTCGTGCGGGAACGAGTGGTGCTCATGGGCGACCACCCAGCGGCCGCCCTCCTTGAGCAGACCGAGCGTCAGACGCAGGCGGAGGGTGGGGCGTTCGGCGAGTTCTTCCG comes from the Streptomyces sp. NBC_00443 genome and includes:
- a CDS encoding lysylphosphatidylglycerol synthase transmembrane domain-containing protein is translated as MTSEQFLAAPQRRRAYWHALLTLAVLVAVVWLARRHWAVLETGAVRLAVADRGWLLVAAAATLVTWPCSALAQQGAVPRRLPPGRLVAGQFAASAANHVLPAGLGAGAVNLRFLIRCGMPIGAAATAIAVKGTTGAILRGALIAVLFFAAGPGLLHLPHVSGGVLIAGCATVAAAIVLLSGPLWHRCRRALAAAWAYIVAVHARPVRAAALWGGSLAFVTLHCAVLIAVSRAVALPLPPARVALLYLAASTAAALLPTPGGLGSLDAVLALALTAAGAPATAAASAVLGYRLLTVWLPLIPGLIVLAVLVRRGAL